The Moorena producens PAL-8-15-08-1 genomic interval TGAGAAGAACTCTAATTCCTTCTCTTGGTTACACTTAGATTTATCTTGGGAAGAAGGCAGATGGCGAACATTTGAAATAATCTGCCAGTTTCTGGATATGTTCCACGGTTAGATTTCTTTTGCCACTTAATATCATTGAAACAATTGATTTCGTCTTAAAAATGCTAACTAGGTCTTGCTGACGCAATCCATGTTCCTTGATGAGCAACTTGAGTAAGTCAATCCCGTGAATATCTGGAATTAATGGTTTCTTCCTCTGATAGTCGTGCAATAGTACAGTCAAAGTAGCAAGGTAACTATCTTGTTCTTCAGTTAACTCGACCGATGCCTCTAGATCTAGAAGCAAGTTAATGAGATTTTTGGCCGCCTCTTCCTCCGCCTCAGACATAATGGGAAGAAGTGGGTGTTCTTTTACCAAATCAAGATAGCTTTTTGGAATGGTTTCATAGGTTCTGTCTATCATAATCCGCGTTCGCAATTATATGGCGAACAACTATCTGCTTGTATTTGAAGTTGATACGAGCTTTAAGGGTGTAACGACCGCATCCAATCGTAAATAAAGCGTTACTTTCTTTACCTTCAAGAGAGGTAAAAGATTGACGCATTTGTTCAAAGCTAGACCACTGTCCTGTTTCTACAAGCTTGAACCAGGCAGCTATGTATTCCGTTGACTCTGGGTGGTTTTGCAAAAACTTATCGATGTTGAAAATAATTGTAGTTTTCATGTCAATATGTGCGATGAAGGATGGAGATATCCTTGCAGGGAGCACTAAGACACTCATAACATTACAAGCAAGGGCATCGCCAGTCGTCGGAGACCACTCGTAATGCCCAATATACAGAGATTCCATGAATAGCATTTAGTCACTGAAATCTTTGCATTATTGGTAGTGGTAGTGATCAATAAGTAGTGATACAACATTGCA includes:
- a CDS encoding helix-turn-helix domain-containing protein, whose product is MIDRTYETIPKSYLDLVKEHPLLPIMSEAEEEAAKNLINLLLDLEASVELTEEQDSYLATLTVLLHDYQRKKPLIPDIHGIDLLKLLIKEHGLRQQDLVSIFKTKSIVSMILSGKRNLTVEHIQKLADYFKCSPSAFFPR
- a CDS encoding type II toxin-antitoxin system HigB family toxin, with product MLPARISPSFIAHIDMKTTIIFNIDKFLQNHPESTEYIAAWFKLVETGQWSSFEQMRQSFTSLEGKESNALFTIGCGRYTLKARINFKYKQIVVRHIIANADYDRQNL